In one window of Clarias gariepinus isolate MV-2021 ecotype Netherlands chromosome 10, CGAR_prim_01v2, whole genome shotgun sequence DNA:
- the purab gene encoding transcriptional activator protein Pur-alpha translates to MADRDSGSEHGGFATGPSGGPMHQGPMGASSRLQHDTEELASKRVDIQNKRFYLDVKQNAKGRFLKIAEVGAAGNKSRLTLSMSVAVEFRDYLGDFIEHYAQLGPSHPDTVQDEPRRALKSEFLVRENRKYYMDLKENQRGRFLRIRQTVNRGPGLGAAQGQTIALPAQGLIEFRDALAKLIDDYGVDEEPAELPDGTSLTVDNKRFFFDVGSNKYGVFMRVSEVKPTYRNAITVPCKVWSKFGATFCKYADEMKKIQERSRERRARELLPEGLHGDDGDED, encoded by the coding sequence ATGGCGGACAGAGACAGCGGTAGCGAGCACGGAGGATTTGCCACAGGCCCCAGCGGCGGCCCGATGCACCAGGGGCCGATGGGCGCCTCGTCGCGGCTCCAGCATGACACGGAGGAGCTGGCGTCGAAGCGCGTCGACATCCAGAACAAACGCTTCTACCTGGACGTGAAGCAGAACGCCAAAGGCCGCTTTCTGAAGATCGCCGAGGTCGGGGCTGCGGGAAACAAGAGTCGCTTGACTTTGTCCATGTCAGTAGCCGTGGAGTTCCGAGACTACTTGGGCGACTTCATCGAGCATTACGCACAGCTGGGGCCCAGCCACCCGGACACGGTGCAGGACGAGCCGCGGCGCGCGCTCAAGAGCGAGTTCCTGGTGCGGGAGAACCGAAAGTACTACATGGATCTGAAGGAGAACCAGAGGGGGCGGTTTCTGAGGATACGACAGACGGTGAATCGGGGCCCCGGCTTGGGCGCTGCGCAAGGCCAGACCATCGCTCTCCCGGCGCAGGGGCTCATCGAGTTCCGCGACGCTTTGGCCAAGCTCATCGATGACTACGGCGTGGACGAGGAGCCGGCGGAGCTGCCCGATGGCACGTCTCTGACGGTGGACAACAAACGCTTTTTCTTCGACGTGGGCTCGAATAAGTATGGCGTGTTTATGCGGGTCAGCGAGGTGAAGCCGACGTACCGCAACGCCATCACGGTGCCGTGCAAAGTGTGGTCCAAGTTCGGCGCCACGTTCTGCAAATACGCGGACGAGATGAAGAAGATTCAGGAGAGGAGCAGGGAGAGGAGGGCGCGCGAGCTCTTACCGGAGGGCCTGCATGGCGATGACGGCGACGAGGATTAA
- the psd2 gene encoding PH and SEC7 domain-containing protein 2 isoform X2, with translation MWKEEYDVHFHFLLELLDANLTDGLCDSDSELGSLETLERGSTDTLANGCSADAEAAKRLAKRLFYLEGFKRCDVARHLGKNNDFSQMVASEYLSFFDFTGLSLDRALRNFLKAFPLMGETQERERVLVHFSKRFCHCNPEALTSEDGAHTLTCALMLLNTDLHGHVNIGKKMSCQQFISNLDGLNDGKDFPKDLLKVLYNSIKNEKLEWAIEEEELRKSLSELVEDQCDAGGKRIVRVTDSSNPFIAIPLLLNAATYKHGILTRKSHADMDGKRTPRGRRGWKKFYAVLKGMILYLQKDEYKPDKDLSEVDLKNAVRVHHALATRACDYSKKPNVLKLKTSDWRVFLFQAPSEEEMMSWIFRINLVAALFSAPAFPAAIGSMKKFCRPLLPSSTTRLNQEEQLKCHESKLKQISLEVEEHKRNPPELTPKSKESEEYRIKEHYLTYEKSRYETYVNLLQAKLRVGSDDLDKIEASVFGGDARDSHMRKTQSSPSISHAHGLNGRATHKHTSD, from the exons ATGTGGAAAGAGGAGTATGATGTTCATTTCCACTTTCTGCTCGAGCTCCT TGATGCCAATCTCACAGATGGCCTATGCGACTCAGACTCTGAACTGGGCAGCCTGGAGACCTTGGAGAGGGGCAGCACAGATACCCTTGCCAACGGTTGCAGTGCCGACGCAGAGGCGGCCAAGCGACTGGCTAAGCGGCTGTTCTACCTGGAGGGCTTCAAACGCTGTGATGTGGCACGACACCTGGGAaaaaa CAATGACTTCAGCCAGATGGTGGCGTCAGAGTATCTGAGCTTCTTCGACTTTACAGGGTTGTCCTTAGACAGGGCGCTAAG GAACTTCCTGAAGGCATTTCCTCTAATGGGAGAGACGCAGGAGCGAGAACGAGTCCTAGTGCACTTTTCCAAACGCTTCTGTCACTGTAACCCAGAAGCCCTCACCTCTGAAG atggaGCCCATACACTGACATGTGCTCTTATGCTTCTGAATACTGATCTGCATGGCcatgt GAACATCGGGAAGAAGATGTCCTGCCAGCAGTTCATTAGCAATCTGGATGGTCTGAATGACGGAAAGGATTTCCCCAAAGATTTACTAAAG GTGCTGTATAATTCCATAAAGAATGAAAAGCTGGAATGGGCCAT TGAGGAAGAGGAATTGAGGAAGAGTCTGTCCGAGCTGGTCGAGGATCAGTGTGATGCCGGGGGCAAGCGCATCGTTAGGGTAACGGATAGCAGTAATCCTTTTATTGCCATCCCGCTTTTGCTTAATGCTGCCACTTACAAACATGGAATCCTGACCCGAAAGAGCCACGCAGACATGGACGGCAAACGCA CCCCGAGAGGACGGCGAGGCTGGAAGAAATTCTATGCTGTGCTGAAGGGCATGATCCTCTACCTGCAGAaa GATGAGTATAAACCCGATAAGGACTTGTCTGAAGTCGACCTGAAAAACGCAGTGCGTGTGCACCATGCTTTGGCCACAAGAGCTTGCGACTACAGCAAGAAACCCAACGTTCTCAAGCTCAAAACGTCAGACTGGAGAGTCTTCCTCTTCCAGGCGCC GAGTGAGGAGGAAATGATGTCATGGATCTTCAGGATCAATTTGGTGGCTGCTCTGTTTTCGGCTCCTGCGTTTCCGGCTGCCATAGGTTCCATGAAAAAATTCTGCAGACCTCTGCTACCGTCATCCACGACTAGGCTCAACCAG GAAGAGCAACTGAAGTGTCACGAGAGCAAACTGAAGCAGATCTCCTTAGAGGTAGAGGAACACAAAAGGAATCCACCAGAGCTGACACCCAAGAGCAAAGAGTCAGAGGAGTACCGCATTAAAGAGCACTACCTTACCTATGAG AAAAGCCGCTATGAGACGTACGTCAACCTCCTGCAAGCCAAGTTGCGCGTGGGGAGTGACGACCTGGATAAAATCGAGGCCAGCGTGTTCGGCGGCGACGCCAGGGACAGCCACATGCGCAAAACCCAGTCCAGTCCTTCCATCAGCCATGCTCACGGACTCAACGGACGAGccactcacaaacacacctcAGACTGA